Proteins encoded together in one Atribacterota bacterium window:
- a CDS encoding dihydroorotase, whose translation MGKKILIKRGTLVLPHKRLLVDEDILIEDGVIVRMGKGIQDPQAHVIDASSLLVGPGLINLHVHFREPGEETKEDLVTGSRAAVKGGFTSVVCMPNTKPPIDTPMVVRFIGYRSQEVGLANIFPCGAVTMGCEGKNMTDFGLLKKAGIVALSDDGKCVQSAHLLYLAFQYSRYFDLPFLLHEEDEEIAGGGHMHQGEAAFLLGYRGIPEVAENAMIARDLVLALYTGAKIHVTHLSTAFGVELLRYFQKFIPVGADVTPHHLLLTDQDVAQMGNFAKVKPPLRSKKDVEALKEGIREGVIEILASDHAPHTAEDKEGNFLDAAFGISNLEIAVPLYVKALVEEGVIDWVNLWRKLSHNPARFLNLKERGVLEEGKIADITIVDPDTEWEVTVNQFESKGRNCPFDGWSLRGWPVYTIVGGRVVMRERSIVDGEFC comes from the coding sequence CCTTGGTTTTACCTCATAAACGATTACTGGTTGACGAAGATATCCTCATCGAAGACGGAGTAATCGTCCGGATGGGAAAGGGAATCCAGGACCCCCAGGCCCACGTCATCGATGCTTCTTCACTTCTGGTGGGACCTGGGTTAATCAATCTCCATGTTCATTTTCGCGAACCTGGTGAAGAGACCAAAGAAGACCTTGTGACCGGAAGCCGGGCGGCAGTCAAAGGTGGGTTTACATCCGTGGTCTGTATGCCCAATACCAAGCCTCCCATTGATACTCCTATGGTGGTCCGATTTATTGGATACCGGAGTCAGGAGGTAGGGCTAGCGAACATTTTCCCCTGCGGGGCAGTGACTATGGGATGTGAGGGGAAGAATATGACCGATTTTGGACTACTCAAAAAAGCCGGAATTGTGGCACTGAGCGACGATGGTAAGTGTGTACAGAGTGCGCATCTTCTTTACCTTGCTTTTCAGTATTCTCGATATTTTGATCTCCCTTTTCTCCTCCATGAGGAAGATGAAGAAATCGCTGGCGGAGGGCACATGCATCAAGGAGAGGCGGCGTTCCTTCTGGGATATAGAGGAATACCTGAAGTGGCCGAGAACGCCATGATTGCTCGGGATTTGGTTCTGGCCCTTTATACCGGAGCGAAAATCCACGTTACACATCTTTCCACGGCTTTTGGGGTGGAACTTCTCCGGTATTTCCAGAAATTTATTCCGGTCGGTGCTGACGTGACACCGCATCACCTACTTCTTACGGATCAGGATGTGGCGCAAATGGGTAACTTTGCCAAGGTTAAACCTCCCCTTCGAAGTAAAAAAGACGTAGAAGCTTTGAAAGAGGGAATACGCGAGGGTGTGATTGAGATCCTGGCTTCGGATCATGCTCCGCATACGGCTGAGGACAAGGAGGGGAATTTCTTGGATGCAGCGTTTGGCATTTCGAATTTAGAAATCGCGGTACCGCTCTATGTGAAAGCGCTGGTTGAAGAGGGAGTGATTGACTGGGTAAATCTGTGGAGGAAGCTGAGCCACAACCCGGCTCGATTCTTGAATCTCAAAGAACGTGGTGTGCTGGAGGAAGGGAAAATAGCCGACATAACCATTGTGGATCCAGACACCGAGTGGGAAGTGACGGTAAACCAGTTTGAGTCGAAAGGGAGAAACTGTCCTTTTGACGGATGGTCGCTTCGGGGATGGCCGGTGTATACGATCGTGGGCGGCAGAGTGGTTATGCGAGAAAGGAGTATCGTGGATGGTGAATTTTGCTGA